From Gouania willdenowi chromosome 18, fGouWil2.1, whole genome shotgun sequence, one genomic window encodes:
- the mmp14a gene encoding matrix metalloproteinase-14a — translation MLLQMFTLMCSLCCFGLSSANVLQAEAWLQLYGYLPPGDVQAQAIRSPKSIETAISAMQRFYGLTVTGSIDANTLEAMKRPRCGVADKFGPELKTNLRRKRYAVQGLRWDKPEVTFSIENYTPKVGERATFDAIRKAFKVWESAIPLTFREIPFSHIRGKTDKYADIMLSFAEGFHGDSTPFDGEGGFLAHAYFPGHGIGGDTHFDLAEPWSTGNSENQGSNDVFLVAVHELGHALGLEHSNDPSAIMAPFYQWFETENFQLPDDDRRGIQAIYGTKSGAPPPPPRPTKATNPERPEDGPDICEGHFDTIAILRGEKFVFKDKWFWRVRNNKVLPGYPMAIGHFWKGLPSNINAAYENDDGKFVFFKGDKYWVFSESTMDKDSPKSLGDLGSGLPKDKIDAALFYTPTGQTFFFRGSQYYRFNEQTRRVDNGYPKPISKWSGAPDNVKAAIMSEDGSYTYFYKANKYWKFNNQYMKVESGYPKSVLRNWMGCENEEPKKGRKEVIIIEESHSGAGPIAVVIPLLLLVLVVITLGALLFFRKYGTPRRLLYCQRSLLDKV, via the exons GCTTGGCTCCAACTGTACGGCTACTTGCCTCCGGGTGATGTTCAAGCTCAGGCCATCCGCTCGCCAAAATCTATTGAAACAGCAATATCAGCCATGCAGAGGTTTTACGGGCTGACAGTCACTGGTTCCATAGACGCTAACACGTTAGA AGCAATGAAACGGCCACGATGTGGTGTAGCGGATAAGTTTGGCCCAGAGCTGAAAACCAACCTGAGAAGGAAGAGATATGCTGTCCAGGGTCTGAGATGGGACAAGCCGGAGGTGACCTTCAG CATAGAGAACTACACCCCAAAGGTTGGCGAACGGGCCACATTTGACGCCATCCGTAAGGCGTTCAAGGTTTGGGAGAGCGCCATTCCTCTCACCTTCAGAGAGATTCCTTTCAGCCACATCAGGGGCAAAACCGACAAGTATGCAGACATCATGCTGTCCTTCGCTGAAGGTTTTCATGGCGACAGTACACCATTCGATGGCGAGGGTGGATTCTTGGCTCACGCATATTTCCCCGGTCATGGGATCGGGGGAGATACTCACTTTGACCTTGCAGAGCCTTGGAGCACTGGAAACAGTGAGAATCAAGGAA GTAACGATGTTTTCCTGGTGGCGGTTCATGAGCTGGGTCACGCTTTGGGTCTGGAGCACTCCAATGATCCCTCCGCCATCATGGCTCCTTTCTATCAGTGGTTCGAGACAGAAAACTTCCAGCTGCCTGATGATGACCGTCGAGGCATTCAGGCCATTTATG GTACAAAGTCAGGtgctccgcctcctcctccacGTCCCACAAAAGCAACAAACCCCGAACGACCGGAGGACGGTCCGGACATCTGCGAGGGCCACTTTGACACAATCGCCATCCTCAGAGgagaaaagtttgtttttaag GATAAGTGGTTTTGGCGAGTGCGTAACAACAAGGTGTTGCCAGGGTATCCAATGGCCATTGGTCACTTCTGGAAGGGTCTGCCTTCAAACATCAACGCTGCCTACGAAAACGATGATGGGAAATTCGTCTTCTTCAAAG GGGACAAGTACTGGGTTTTCAGTGAGTCCACCATGGATAAAGACTCTCCAAAGAGCCTCGGAGACCTCGGCTCTGGTTTACCTAAGGACAAGATCGATGCAGCCCTCTTCTACACACCAACGGGACAGACGTTCTTCTTCAGAGGCAGCCA GTACTACAGGTTTAACGAACAAACCCGCAGAGTCGACAACGGTTATCCGAAACCAATTAGCAAGTGGAGTGGCGCACCGGATAACGTCAAAGCTGCCATCATGAGTGAAGACGGAT CTTACACTTACTTCTACAAAGCCAACAAGTACTGGAAGTTCAACAACCAGTACATGAAGGTGGAGTCCGGATACCCCAAGTCCGTGCTCCGCAACTGGATGGGCTGCGAAAACGAGGAGCCCAAGAAAGGACGCAAGGAGGTCATCATCATCGAGGAGTCGCACAGCGGGGCGGGGCCTATCGCCGTGGTGAtccctctgctgctgctggtgctcGTCGTCATCACTTTGGGAGCGCTGCTTTTCTTCAGGAAGTACGGCACGCCAAGACGCCTCCTCTACTGCCAGAGATCCCTCCTGGATAAGGTGTAA